Part of the Janibacter alkaliphilus genome is shown below.
GCGGCTCGAGAGCTGTCGGCGGGAGCGCTCCCAGCCTGGTGCGGAGACCAGCTCGAGCGCGGTGTGCTGCAGCAGCGCCGGGACGAAGAGGGTGTCCACGAGCAGCGCCGTCCGCAGCCTCGCGAGCACCGGCCCCCGGGCGGCGACCGCGCCGACCCGCAGGTTGGGCGAGGTCATCTTCGTCAGCGACCGGATGTGCACGACGGTGCCGTCCGGGTCGTCGGTGATCATCGGCGGCGGGGGAGCGGGCGCGTCGGCGTGCACCAGCCCGCGGGCGAAGTCGTCCTCGATGACGAACGCCTCGTGCCGCCGGGCGATCTGACGGACCTCCTCGCGGCGCTCGGGCGGCATCACCGTGCCGGTGGGGTTCTGGAAGGTCGGCTGGAGCACCACCACCCGGGCCCGGGTGCGGGTCAGCGCCTCGTCGAGGTAGGTGGGCTGCAGGCCGTGCTCGTCCATCGGGACGGGCAGGGGGTGCAGCCCGGCGGCAGCGGCGGCCGCGGTGGTCCCGGGATAGCTCGGGGTCTCCACGACGACCGGGTCGCCCGGCTGGGCCAGCGCCCGCAGCGTGGACGCCAGGGCGGCCTGCCCGGCCGGGCAGACGAGCACGTCGTGGCGCCCCAGCCCGCCGCCGATCTCGCCGGCGAACCAGTCCCGCAGCTCGGGCAGACCGGTGGTCGGCGGCCGGTCCCAGGTGTCCGGGCGCCGAGCGGCGCGGGCGGTGGCGGCCCGCAACAGGTCGAGCGGCTGCAGGGCGGGGTGGAGGTAGCCGCCGTTGAGGTCGACGACCTCGGCGCTGCGTGCGGTCATGGTCACGGCCAGCCGGGAGCCGTCGTAGCGGCGCTGCCCGCCGGCGAGAGCGTCGGTGAGCTCCAGCGCCGCGTCCTGCCACGAGGTGTCCCCGGTCGAGCCGGTGGCCGCGGGGGGAGCCACGGTGAAGGTGCCGGCGCCCGGCCGGGTCTCGACGACACCGTCCCGGCGCAGCTGGCCCAGGGCCTGGGCGACGGTCGTGGCGCTGGCGCCGAAGCGCCGCACCAGCTCTCGTTGGGAGGGCAGGCGCGTGCCGGCCGGTGCCCCGGTCAGGTCGACGGTCAACGCGGTGGCGATAG
Proteins encoded:
- a CDS encoding PLP-dependent aminotransferase family protein, whose translation is MTVDLTGAPAGTRLPSQRELVRRFGASATTVAQALGQLRRDGVVETRPGAGTFTVAPPAATGSTGDTSWQDAALELTDALAGGQRRYDGSRLAVTMTARSAEVVDLNGGYLHPALQPLDLLRAATARAARRPDTWDRPPTTGLPELRDWFAGEIGGGLGRHDVLVCPAGQAALASTLRALAQPGDPVVVETPSYPGTTAAAAAAGLHPLPVPMDEHGLQPTYLDEALTRTRARVVVLQPTFQNPTGTVMPPERREEVRQIARRHEAFVIEDDFARGLVHADAPAPPPPMITDDPDGTVVHIRSLTKMTSPNLRVGAVAARGPVLARLRTALLVDTLFVPALLQHTALELVSAPGWERSRRQLSSRLTERAAVAEAAVRETLGAQALARRPSGGFHLWARLPEHLDPAAVAAEAMAHGVAVTPGPTYATGRGEPLPFVRLSLVAAPSAHDVGAGIRRLAPVVAAGE